A genomic region of Glycine max cultivar Williams 82 chromosome 15, Glycine_max_v4.0, whole genome shotgun sequence contains the following coding sequences:
- the LOC100794353 gene encoding C-type lectin receptor-like tyrosine-protein kinase At1g52310 has product MELKFVLFLLLLLAVAGYGLASNATLNETCGYFDGSLNRDPKVPCPIGWIMDPNKTKCFLHVGRPQSWNDSETCCSKYGGHLVSLTSLPELQFAQGLCGESINSCWVGGQRVNATAGNQWMWSDNSPWNNSIFSMVEVPPHCNGTGPSCHRNSTDNLCTVVTNNSNSLTTERCNNPHASLCILDIDTKCNQMHRRREYFIILTVVSALILSTTLAVVVWLLVYKRGKKRRRSRKLSIPGASLPSWKVFTKEELRSITKNFSEGNRLVGDTKTGGTYSGVVSDGSKVAVKRLKRSNFQRKKEFYSEIGRVARLRHPNLVAVMGCCYDHGDRYIVYEFVANGPLDKWLHHIPRGGRSLDWAMRMKIATTLAQGIAFLHDKVKPQVVHRDIRTSNVLLDEEFGARLMGVGLSKFVPYEVMHERTVMAGGTYGYLAPEFVYRNELTTKSDVYSFGVLLLEIVSGRRPAQAVDSVGWQSIFEWATPLVQAHRYHELLDLHITSSSSSIIPEASTIQKVVDLVYSCTQHVPSMRPRMSHVFHQLQQITQPHAK; this is encoded by the exons ATGGAACTGAAATTTGTTCTCTTTCTGCTCCTTCTGCTTGCTGTTGCTGGTTATGGACTCGCTTCCAATGCG ACACTGAACGAGACTTGTGGATACTTCGATGGTTCTCTCAATAGGGACCCTAAAG TGCCTTGTCCAATTGGTTGGATTATGGACCCTAACAAGACCAAGTGCTTTCTCCATGTTGGGAGGCCTCAATCTTGGAATGACTCAGAGACCTGTTGTAGTAAGTATGGTGGACATTTAGTGTCATTGACATCGCTTCCGGAGCTACAATTTGCCCAGGGCCTATGCGGTGAATCTATAAATAGTTGCTGGGTTGGTGGGCAAAGAGTCAACGCTACAGCTGGTAATCAGTGGATGTGGTCTGACAATTCACCTTGGAACAACTCCATATTTTCTATGGTTGAGGTTCCACCCCATTGTAATGGAACTGGAccatcctgtcataggaacagcACAGACAATTTGTGTACAGTAGTCACTAATAATTCAAACTCTCTCACGACTGAGAGATGCAACAATCCTCATGCTTCTCTATGTATACTTGATATAG ATACAAAATGTAACCAAATGCACCGCCGCAGGGAATACTTTATCATCCTCACAGTGGTGAGTGCCTTGATACTCTCCACTACATTAGCAGTGGTAGTTTGGCTTCTTGTATATAAGCGAGGCAAGAAAAGAAGGCGGTCTAGAAAACTATCTATACCAGGAGCTTCTCTTCCATCATGGAAAGTTTTTACCAAAGAGGAATTAAGGTCAATTACAAAGAATTTCAGTGAAGGTAACCGTCTTGTTGGTGATACCAAGACTGGTGGTACATACAGTGGGGTTGTATCAGATGGTTCGAAGGTTGCAGTTAAGAGATTAAAGAGGTCAAACTTTCAGAGGAAAAAGGAGTTCTATTCTGAAATTGGCAGGGTCGCTAGGCTTCGTCATCCTAATCTAGTGGCTGTGATGGGATGCTGCTATGATCATGGTGACCGCTACATTGTTTATGAGTTTGTAGCTAATGGGCCCTTAGATAAATGGTTACATCATATACCAAGGGGAGGTCGCAGCTTAGATTGGGCTATGAGGATGAAAATTGCAACAACACTTGCTCAAGGAATTGC GTTTCTCCATGACAAGGTTAAGCCACAAGTTGTGCATCGAGATATACGCACTAGCAACGTACTGCTGGATGAGGAATTTGGAGCACGCCTTATGGGGGTTGGTCTGTCCAAGTTCGTGCCATATGAGGTAATGCATGAGAGGACTGTGATGGCAGGTGGAACTTATGGATATCTTGCTCCGGAGTTTGTGTACAGAAACGAGCTCACAACAAAGAGTGACGTATATAGTTTCGGTGTGCTACTACTTGAAATAGTAAGTGGACGTAGACCTGCACAGGCAGTGGATTCTGTGGGTTGGCAGAGTATATTTGAATGGGCGACACCTCTTGTGCAAGCTCATCGCTATCATGAACTCTTGGATCTTCATATAACTTCCTCCTCTTCTAGTATCATCCCAGAGGCTAGTACCATCCAAAAGGTGGTTGACCTCGTTTATTCTTGCACGCAGCATGTCCCGTCTATGCGCCCTAGAATGTCTCATGTCTTTCACCAGCTGCAACAGATTACCCAGCCACATGCAAAGTAA